aattttaaatttggaaGATATCTGAAATAGAATCCCCAAAATAGattatgaaagaaagaaagagattaATGCTTCAGGTGATCATTTTGCCACTTGAACTAAGCTCTCAGCATTATGTTAAAATTGTGTATTCTGAGGCAGACGAGGCAGGATGCAGAGGCACATGGTAGTTTGCAAAGGCGTGCCAATAAAAGTCAAAGACACAAAAACCAGTTTAAATATGCCATTATTGAGATGCAACACATCAGccaaatttgagttttttttttttttttttatatatatgcatatatagaTAACAATATATCAGTAAAAAACCAGGATTGACTATTGCATCAAGTGCATCAACACTATCTTTTGTTTTCACCCTTgtgaaaacatgaaaaacagTGACCATTAGACCTATGTGAGtagatatttattttcaagAGTTGAATACAGGTTGTACCTAACCTTATCTTTCCTTAAATACAAAGATAGCCAGAGTAAAGGAAATTACAAAAACTAGAAGAGAACCAAAGATGCTCCAACGAAATCAAACATGGTGGTCAGTGGGCTTCTTAACACCCAAATGAATTTACTTGtggaatattatatttatatttatatagctTGGCCACACCAAGTTCAGAAGAAACCAAGAATACTGATGCACAAGAAGCAAGCATAAATTTCCAAAACCAAGAAGCAAAAAGCAAAACATTTACAATGTGCAAAATAAAATCccaaataaaaagttaaaggaGGATGTTGATTGTCGTTAGAATAGACAGTTGAAAAAATTCGTTGATCAAACGGACAAGAGACGAGGTCCCAAATCTCGTTGCAGTGAGAAAACAATCCCTCGCAGAAGAGTTCGGTGCCACTAGACAAGAGCCGAATCAAACGCTAATGAGGGAAATTGAAGCGCCAGAAACAAGAAAATGAGAAGCAGCAAAATATTAAACACTAACGAGAATGAGAATCAAATGCTAACGAAGGATATTTATGAACACTTCATACCTGATAAGCAACAAAATATCTTTAGCGAGAAAGGGTGCAGCGGAGAGGAGAGCTTCAGAGAGTTTGAGTTTCACGGAGTTCGCAAGGAAGACGAAACTAttcaacttaatattttttttaacctaataaaatattactacCACGGTTCATTACAAAATCGCAGTAATAGAGGGGATACGTCCTCGGTTCCGAACTTAACCGAGGCATATTctcctaaaaaaaattaaatttgatctgaaatggcaattttgaatttttttttcaaactttatatcGCGGTTCCCCTAACAACCGAGGCCTATTCCTTGACGGACTATAGACCGTGCTTTCCCCCAGAACCGTAGTCTATTCCCCTACAAATTTATTGTCAGAATTTTATAGGGACTATAGACCGCCAGAACTGCGACCTATTCCcctacaaatttattttagaactGACTTGAcgggaatgtcagaattttgcagggAGTATAGATCGCGGTTCCCCCCAGAACTACGGCCTATTCCCctacaatttattttagaattgacTTGACGAGAATGTCAGAATTTTACAGggactataggtcgcggttccccGCAAAACCGCAGCCGAAAGGCATATGCTGTCGTGGTTCTTTGACAACCGATGCCTATAATgtcgatataatttcaaaaatgctaCCGTGCAATATTACGCTTCGGTTTCTGATGAACCGATGCATAATGTGCACGAtaataaatctatattttaCTAGTGTGCATAGGTAATATATAAACATGTATgagacaaataaattaattttcttaccaGCCTTTGGTATCTCCCTTTGTCTTtgcttgctgaatttgagcattgaaagagtttatgattttgttcaatttgtgTATCAAGTGGTTTACTCTCAAGAAGCCCAGTTTCCAATAGTaagtcaatagtatattttctttggcatagaaaaATACAATGTTTTGATCTAGTTATTTCAatatccaaaaaatatttgaggtttccaagttgtttcagctcaaattcagatgcaaggtaatgttgtaaactagaaatctcatcttCGTCATTTCCTGTAATAATCATctcatctacatatataatcaaaggtgtaatttttccttttcctctcttcaaaaataaggtgtgatcagagttacttggtctatagccaaaagccttcatagacttggtaaaccttccaaaccatgtTCCTTaggattgttttaatccatatagagccttctttTATTTGCAAAATTTCATTCCAATTGAATTTATCATGCTTGatggagaatccatataaatttcttctaaaatttctccatttaggaaagcattttttaaatcaaattgtagaagaggccaATCTTTGTTTGTTGCTAgcgacaaaagtattctcacagtaTTGAGCTTGGCTACCGGTGCGAACGTCTTttggtaatctacaccataagattgagtgtaacctttagccacaagtcgtgctttatacctGTCAATAGTTCCATCGGCTTTATTCCTAATTGTAAATACCTATTTGCGACCTACaattttcttccctcttggtaaggacacaagatccctagtgttgttttgttttttttaaaagttgccATCTCATCAACCACTGTTTTGGTCTATCTAGGATTTGCTAAAGCTTCCTACATATTATTAGGAATagaatttaaagataattaagatacaaaaatgatgaatatgaCTAGGATAACTTGtaagatgacacatatttactaatgggatatttaactttgtcTTGGAGGTCTATTTCATATTTAGCTTAAGGTTGACCATGGTTAGAATGGGGTGAAAGATTATATTGAATAGTAGTAGACTCAATTTGATGGTGTGCTTGTGGTCTCATAcagacaagaatcaatttcatgatCAGTTTCGTCAAAATTAGTATTATCAAGGGTAGAATCAAGAGAAACAATTTCATGATTAGTTTCATCTACATTAGTGTTATTAGAGATAGGATCAGAATGTACCTCTAAAGAGTCAAGTCAAACCTGTGGAGAcgattgagccaattggttatgatcagaacACACTATATTATCTaaaaaagaagtgtccatatttaggattggTTCACTTCCTACAGAATGATTCTCACAcgataatttattttcacaatataattttatatctaagataccaaacatactaacatcatgattatgcactttACTTTCATTGCCTCCTTGAACtggaaaataaacaaaaaaaatttatgctCATTCAATGATTCATCcatagagatataaaatttcttttatggtggatggtaagcatAATAACCTTTTTTAGATGATCCATACccaataaaacacattttatagctcgttcttcaagctttgtacgttgatgtgggtgtaagtgaacatatataacacatccaaaaatatgaggtggtaaataaactatggaaggaaggatacaatgatcatATCTAAAGGTCTTCAAAAGTTAAGCACGCTAGAAGGggttcaattaattaaataaattgcaGAGCTCACAACTTCacctccattttgttgtggtgaataaggacatATAGTTTGATGCAAAATGCttttagagttcatgaactctattaattcagtcttaaaatatttcCCTCCATTGTTTAGTTGAATGACCTTAATATATGTGTTAAATTATGTAACTATCATAAGATGGAAGGAACGAAACACATCACACatatcacttttatgtttaagcaaatacaTCCAGGTTACTtgagtacaatcatcaacaaaactgataaaccatttttttacatTGTGTGTAGATTGTGGGGACAACGCCCTAAACAtctgtgtgaattaatgaaaaagaaaaatcagtttttttATTGCTTAAAGGGAACACAACACTATGAATTTTTGCATTACATAagtttcacataaaaaataaaaaatattgcatttatgaaataattattgaaataatttttttagataaccAAAAAAGGGACGTCTCAACTGGCTATGCCAtgaccaaatttcttttttgtttttatctggTATGTGTTCATTTCCAAGACAAGTCAATGCTCCTTGATTGAACTAATTGAACATTTGGAAGGGGAGTGGTAGCAAGGATATGACCACAAAATGCATCCAAATGTGTATCCAGGCCAGCCAAAAAGACATAATTTCTTTGAGAATTGATCATGTTGTTATATTTCTCAACATTTTTATGACATTCCATGGTACAATTTATGATAGTATCATACTCCAACCATAATCTTTTCAATTTACCAAAATATGTAATAACAGATCCTCCATTTTGCAGAGTAAAGATTACCTCACAATATAATTGATATGATCGGGACGCATCCTGGTTGATTGAGTATGTTTGTTGCATAGTGTCCCAGATGTCCTTTGTCGTAGCTAAGCGAATAAATAGGGATATGATTTCTTTCGTCATGGAGTCCAAAAGCCAAGATTTGACTAAGCAGTTTTCATCTTCCCATGCTTCATATTCATTAGATTTCTTGTTTTCTGGTGCAGCCTTTGTTCCAAAGATGTAACCCCAACGTTTTTTGCCTTTGATCTTGTTCTATGCGTTCAACGACTACTCAACATAGTTGGTGTCGTCAAGTCGTTTGTGCATATGAGTAGCAGCGGAAGTCTCAGAATCATGTTTCTCTGATTGATTTTTACCATACGGAgccataaaaaatattcaatgaaataaagaagcatTGATTCATATATTGTAGAGGATGTTGGTGTCTAGCTTGGATACtatataaaaaggtttaaagaataattctaatgtattatttcaaaaatagtgtaccatatatatacatacaagggtCCTATATAATTCTTCATTTACTAAAGGAATTACagctgcacaaattataataatgtctaaattatacctaacacaatatttgattgcctaatatttactaatagaatatttgacatatcttaacagaTCTCATCGATGTAATAAGTTCAAATAATTTTGCATTGGTTATGGTTGAACTAGTGTGGTATacgaaattaattttcaaagtttCTCCTTTGTCTTCTCAATCGCAACTCTAAAAGTCaaaatttttctctctttttggaTTCAAACAAAACGCACCAAAGATTTAGTCATCATATTTGTTTTGATACATGTCATTTTTGCTCATCATATTTACTAGTACGATCATATCTAGGAATGGttatcaagaataaaaaaaagttcactCTTTTACAGCTTAGTCAATTCAAAATCAGAACTTTCTCACTTTGTGAATGCATCTACCCAACACTAAACACTCAATAACATTATCAAACCCTAAATTTGCTATACTATATTCATGAGTTCACTTTGTGACCATTCATTACTCGTACTCGTCTTGGGTGCCTCGCTCTTGCAACAACAAGTTCCCTGTGTTAGGCTCACCGTGGCACGAGGTGAACACCTTTACATCTGATAATGTTTTGTGACGTATTGTTGGCAAACAAAGTAGCGGCAAAGAGAAAAACATTGATGGTGACCAAAGTCGTTCTAATTTAgacaaaaacccaaaacacaaagaTACTGAAGTTGATGCGCTTCACGAGTATTAATGTAGGGAGGTTCAACACATACATAAGTCTCCACATTGGTAAGATATTGTTCGCTTTAAGTCAAGCTCTCatggatttgcttttggtaccactccaaaagacctcttatcaatggaggtatcttatgtgtatataaactcatgtctatcttttctttttatctgatgtgggactttgtttgtacctaACAATTAGTAGGATCACAATGTAAAAGGGAAGATGAAGAAGTTGCATGTATTTGGAAATAATGAAGTGAAAGAAGAATCAGAATTATGTtaggaaaagatgaaaataaaggaCCAAGGAGGGCTGCCTGAGGAAATATAACACTgcgtgagagagaaagaggagttTCTTAACCTAATATTACAACGGTTCGAAGATTAACCAATGTAATATGTGttcttttattacaaaattctCACCACATAATTTATCACATCATTTTTTCAATAACCGATATAATATCCGTGTAATATATCTATTATGCACTAGTGCTACATTAAATGTTCTTGTATAGAATTATGGTTGTCCTATGACGTGCACTTGTAGAGAAAATGCTCTTTTAGTTAACAAAAATCGAATCTTTACGTTATAgatgatttataaaaaaaggaaagttaTCTAATCTTTACAATACTTTTTTTTGGgtaaaaaatatgaacaatcataaaataattgtcTTGGTTGTCTTGGAAAGTGTGGTGATGATTGATATTCttggaaataaagaaagaagataatCCAGAGAGTAAATTTATCTTTCGTATATCTAaccatttatttattagtaaaactgatttataaaataccaagttaaattatgaatatatataccATATGGAAAAAAGTAggtattagttaaaaaaaaatacacatacaTAGTGATGATTTGttatgtattaatttatttattacctAGCTAGAGAAACAAGTCACTCAATGAAGATATTCTAAATTCTGAATTGTTTAATGGAAAAAGtcttttaacaattcttttttaaccactttttgacaacgcatacatggaagtctatgattggtccgtttcaaatatttttttaaaaataaattcaaacataccaataaaataatgacacgtattccattgttaaaaaagagttgtgaAAGTATCATTGTCCTGGTCTAATCAAGAATGTAACTGCCTTAAAAGGGAttcataataaagaaataagaaagaaaggaaagattttTAATGGCATGAATAGTCCTCCATCAAGTTGACAATGATCAGATGATTACACATAAAGGAAGAATTAGAAACTAACTGAGTAAGAAGGACCACATTCTCTCCCATGTTTGATGTCGGAAGAGCTTCCAATAATTCCAAAGCTTCACCGTCCTTACATGAACATTACTATCTGCCTTGTAATACCAATCCACTAACCTGAAAAGCCCTTAAAAGAGACTACAACTAATCAATGGTTTATTATAAATCATTATCGAATCAACTCCTTAACCATCCTCTTTTGTCCTTTCCACACAAACTTGAGATTTTACTCTCTGTCAGTGTTCTTTCCAACCCCCACATGATCACCCTTCTCCTCCAGTAGAGTGCAAATGCTGCACAACTGAGACACTGatcaaacaaaacaagaacaacaaagatGCAGCTGAAAACTCAGTTTTTCTTCTACTTCTGTTGCATGTGCTGTTTCAAATATGGCTTTGCTGCTGCAGCAAATGATGAAGCGTCTGCTTTACTTTCTATAAAAGCAGGTCTTATTGATCCACTGAATAGCCTGCTTGATTGGAAATTGTTGGTCAAAGCAAAAGGGAAGGGTGCAGCTCATTGTAACTGGACTGGTGTCCACTGCAACTCAGGTGGAGAAGTGGATAGCCTTGATCTCTCCCGCATGAATCTTAGTGGCACTGTGTCCAGTGAGATACAAAGGCTAAAGAGTCTTACTTCTCTCAACTTGTGTTGCAACGAATTTTCCTCTTCATTATCATTCATAGCCAATCTCACCACACTCAAGACTCTTGATGTGAGCCAGAATTTCTTCACTGGTGACTTTCCATTAGGCCTTGGAAAGGCATTGGGACTTACGACCTTAAATGCATCCAGCAACAATTTCTCTGGCTTTCTTCCAGAAGATCTGGGAAATGTCTCTTCCTTGGAGACTTTAGATTTCAGAGGCAGCTTCTTTGAAGGGTCAGTTCCAAAATCCTTCAGTAACTTGCACAGGCTGAAGTTCCTCGGTTTATCTGGGAATAATCTCACTGGAGAAATCCCTGGAGAGTTGGGCCAACTTTCATCACTGGAGTGCTTGATCATTGGATATAATGAATTTGAAGGTGGTATTCCAGCTGAGTTTGGAAATCTCACTATGTTAAAGTATCTTGATTTAGCAGAAGGCAATCTTGGTGGTGAAATTCCAGCCGAGTTGGGAAAGCTCAAACTGTTGAATACAGTTTTCTTgtacaaaaacaaattagaaGGAAGGATTCCACCGACAATTGGCACCATGACTTCATTGGTGCAGCTGGATCTCTCAGACAACATGTTATCAGGAAATATACCGGCTGAAATAAGTCAGCTGAAGAATTTACAGCTTCTGAACTTCATGCGCAACCGGCTATCTGGTCCTGTGCCTTCTGGCCTTGGAGACTTGCCTCAACTTGAGGTGCTTGAGCTCTGGAACAATTCCTTGTCAGGGTCATTGCCTAGAAATCTTGGCAAGAATTCACCGTTGACGTGGTTGGATGTATCATCTAATTTGCTCTCTGGTGAGATTCCAGAAACTCTTTGCACCAAAGGCTATCTCACCAAGCTCATACTTTTCAATAATGCCTTCATGGGTCCAATTCCGGCAAGCCTATCAACATGTCCTTCAATTGTCCGTGTTCGAATtcagaacaattttctttctggGACAATTCCTGTGGGCCTTGGTAAGCTTAGGAAGCTTCAGAGGTTAGAATTAGCAAACAATAGTCTCACTGGTGGAATTCCTAATGACATTGGTTCTTCTACATCCCtttctttcattgatttttcCATAAACAATCTCCactcttctcttccttcaaacATTCTTTCTATTTCAAATCTGCAAACTTTAATTGTCTCGAACAATAACTTGAGAGGTGAAATCCCAGACGAATTCCAGGATTGTCCCTCACTAGGTGTCCTTGATCTCTCACGAAATCAACTCTCTGGAGGCATTCCAGCAAGCCTTGCATCATGCCAGAAATTGGTAAACTTGAATCTACAGAATAACCAATTAACGGGTGAAATCCCAAAAGCATTAGCAAGCATGCCAACATTAGCCATTCTTGATCTTGCCAACAACTCTCTGAGTGGTCAAATACCTGGAAACTTTGGTAGTTCTCCAGCTTTGGAAACATTCAACGTCTCGCACAACAAGTTAAATGGTCCTGTCCCAGAAAACGGAGTGCtaagaacaataaacccaaatGATCTTGCGGGGAATGCTGGCTTATGTGGTGCTGTCCTCCCCCCATGTGGCCAAATCTCTGCATATCCGTTAAGGCGTGGGAGCTCAAATGCAAAGCACATTATTGTAGGATGGATCATAGGAATATCATCTATATTAGCCATTGTGGTTACGACTGTGGTAGCAAGATCTTTATACATAAGGTGGTACACTGAGGGATTGTGCTTCCAGGAAAAATTTTATAAGGGTAGGAAGGGGTGGCCATGGAGATTGATGGCCTTTCAGAGGCTTGATTTTACAAGTAGTGACATTTTATCTTGCATCAAGGATACAAATATGATTGGTATGGGAGCGACTGGGGTTGTCTACAAGGCTGAGATACCACAATCTAGTACAATCGTGGCTGTCAAGAAGTTGTGGAGATCAGGATCAGATATCGAAGTAGGAAGCGGTGATAACCTTGTTGGTGAGGTGAATCTTTTAGGGAGGTTAAGGCATAGGAACATTGTTAGACTACTGGGATTTCTTTACAATGACGCTGATGTGATGATAGTTTATGAATTTATGCACAATGGAAACCTTGGAGATGCTCTGCATGGTAAACAAGCTGGGAGATTACTTGTAGACTGGGTTTCCCGATATAACATAGCTCTAGGAATTGCAGATGGACTTGTTTATCTTCATCATGATTGTCATCCACCAGTTATCCATCGAGACATAAAGTCAAATAATATACTGCTTGATGCAAATCTTGAGGCAAGGATAGCAGATTTTGGGTTGGCAAAGATGATGCTCAGGAAGAATGAAACAGTCTCCATGATTGCTGGATCTTATGGATACATTGCCCCTGGTGAGTTACTAGTTCATGCATACTTTTTCAGgttaataactattatttttttcaattttcagcATGTTAAAGAGTCAGTTAGTTaaataaatcctaaaaaatacaGCTTTCTATCAGCAAAATAGGATAGAAGAGAAAGACAGCCAACATTCTTATTTGCGAATTAATGTTTCATACTTCTTAAATTTACAAGGTTTATATTGCTAATCATTCCCTGATTTATTGGCAGAATATGGATACTCCTTGAAAGTGGATGAAAAGATTGACATTTACAGTTATGGAGTGGTTCTGTTGGAGCTTCTGACTGGAAAGCGACCCTTAGAACCTGAGTTTGGAGAATCTATAGACATAGTAGGGTGGATTAGAAGGAAGATAGACACAAAATCTGCACATGAAGCATTAGACCCGAGTGTAGGAAACTGCAAGTATGTTCAAGAAGAGATGATTTTAGTTCTCAAGATAGCACTGCTATGCACTGCTAAGTTCCCCAAGGACAGACCATCCATGAGGGATGTTAGAATGATGCTTGGAGAGGCAAAGCCTAGGAGAAAAAGTGGCAGGAGCAGTGAAACATTTTCAGCTAACAAGGAAATGTCAGCTAATATTAGCACACCAGCAGTTAATGGCCTTCTATAGAAACCAAATTTGAAGCTTTCCATGGCCAGCTACCAGATTTTAGTTGTACTTACAGTTGTAGTTCTGTGAATTTCTTGTAATTTTGTAGTCAATTCAGTGGTGTTAAAATATCTACATCAAGATGGATTAACTTTTGCAAGGAATTTTCCATGTATtgtagttttgatgatgaagcaTGTATTATAGTCAGATGAGAAACATAAAAAGCAATTGTACCTACCATCATTTGAATAGTACGcatataatttccttttttgtttcattttgtcaTGCGTATTTGGCTATGTATGCAAATAACATACTTTTTCATTGGTTAAAGTCAATGGAATTCTTATTTACGAATCATTTCTGCCATGTCTAAATCAAGATCCATCTGCATCAAAACGAGTGCCACAAATATCTAGAAATGATGACTTTAGATCAAAACTCTTGTAGTTATTCTTTGTGAACCCGAGAG
This genomic interval from Vigna radiata var. radiata cultivar VC1973A chromosome 8, Vradiata_ver6, whole genome shotgun sequence contains the following:
- the LOC106772083 gene encoding MDIS1-interacting receptor like kinase 1, with product MQLKTQFFFYFCCMCCFKYGFAAAANDEASALLSIKAGLIDPLNSLLDWKLLVKAKGKGAAHCNWTGVHCNSGGEVDSLDLSRMNLSGTVSSEIQRLKSLTSLNLCCNEFSSSLSFIANLTTLKTLDVSQNFFTGDFPLGLGKALGLTTLNASSNNFSGFLPEDLGNVSSLETLDFRGSFFEGSVPKSFSNLHRLKFLGLSGNNLTGEIPGELGQLSSLECLIIGYNEFEGGIPAEFGNLTMLKYLDLAEGNLGGEIPAELGKLKLLNTVFLYKNKLEGRIPPTIGTMTSLVQLDLSDNMLSGNIPAEISQLKNLQLLNFMRNRLSGPVPSGLGDLPQLEVLELWNNSLSGSLPRNLGKNSPLTWLDVSSNLLSGEIPETLCTKGYLTKLILFNNAFMGPIPASLSTCPSIVRVRIQNNFLSGTIPVGLGKLRKLQRLELANNSLTGGIPNDIGSSTSLSFIDFSINNLHSSLPSNILSISNLQTLIVSNNNLRGEIPDEFQDCPSLGVLDLSRNQLSGGIPASLASCQKLVNLNLQNNQLTGEIPKALASMPTLAILDLANNSLSGQIPGNFGSSPALETFNVSHNKLNGPVPENGVLRTINPNDLAGNAGLCGAVLPPCGQISAYPLRRGSSNAKHIIVGWIIGISSILAIVVTTVVARSLYIRWYTEGLCFQEKFYKGRKGWPWRLMAFQRLDFTSSDILSCIKDTNMIGMGATGVVYKAEIPQSSTIVAVKKLWRSGSDIEVGSGDNLVGEVNLLGRLRHRNIVRLLGFLYNDADVMIVYEFMHNGNLGDALHGKQAGRLLVDWVSRYNIALGIADGLVYLHHDCHPPVIHRDIKSNNILLDANLEARIADFGLAKMMLRKNETVSMIAGSYGYIAPEYGYSLKVDEKIDIYSYGVVLLELLTGKRPLEPEFGESIDIVGWIRRKIDTKSAHEALDPSVGNCKYVQEEMILVLKIALLCTAKFPKDRPSMRDVRMMLGEAKPRRKSGRSSETFSANKEMSANISTPAVNGLL